In Paraburkholderia sp. PGU19, a single window of DNA contains:
- a CDS encoding DUF447 domain-containing protein: MIHETIVTTLSPEGKPHSAPMGIRHEGDTFILMPFLPSATFDNIVATGCAVVNFTTDVRVFAGCVTGRRTWPTLPVHHVPCVRLADTLAHAELRLVSVGGDPQRPTLVMERVAMCTDAPFTGFNRAQGAVIEGAVLVSRLAMLPREKVESEIAYLSIAIDKTAGPSEQQAWQWLMEAVDVFYARPAATAQVFSEEAL; the protein is encoded by the coding sequence ATGATCCACGAAACCATAGTCACGACTCTATCGCCCGAAGGCAAACCGCATAGCGCTCCAATGGGCATACGCCACGAAGGCGACACGTTCATCCTGATGCCGTTTCTGCCATCCGCGACATTCGACAACATCGTTGCGACGGGCTGTGCCGTCGTCAACTTCACGACCGACGTACGCGTGTTTGCCGGCTGCGTCACGGGCCGCCGTACGTGGCCGACGCTTCCCGTCCATCACGTGCCGTGCGTGCGGCTCGCCGACACACTGGCGCACGCCGAACTGCGTCTGGTCTCGGTCGGCGGCGATCCGCAACGCCCCACGCTGGTCATGGAACGCGTCGCCATGTGCACGGACGCGCCGTTCACCGGTTTCAACCGCGCGCAGGGCGCTGTCATCGAAGGCGCGGTGCTCGTCAGCCGGCTCGCCATGCTGCCGCGCGAGAAAGTGGAATCGGAAATCGCGTACCTATCCATCGCCATCGACAAGACGGCTGGCCCGAGCGAACAGCAGGCCTGGCAGTGGCTGATGGAAGCGGTCGATGTCTTTTACGCGCGGCCGGCTGCGACCGCTCAAGTCTTTTCAGAGGAGGCCCTATGA
- a CDS encoding aspartate kinase, producing MWVVKIGGSLSRDPLLKEWLQHLSEFGGGRVVIVPGGGEFADQAREHQAVWRFDDVAAHNMAVLGMAQYALMMQGLCRRLVIAATDAQIREALRAGRVAVWAPLDLLFQEPNRLTTWDVSSDSLAAWLANRLNAERLVIVKSCEVEPTCTIEAYAAQGIVDRSFAGFTRDAPYPVDIVNRNDGSRVRDRLLHATAD from the coding sequence ATGTGGGTGGTGAAAATTGGCGGCAGTCTGAGCCGCGACCCGTTGCTCAAAGAATGGCTGCAGCACTTGAGCGAATTCGGCGGTGGACGGGTCGTGATCGTGCCGGGAGGCGGCGAGTTCGCCGACCAGGCACGCGAGCATCAGGCCGTCTGGCGTTTCGACGATGTCGCCGCGCACAACATGGCCGTGCTCGGGATGGCGCAATACGCGCTGATGATGCAGGGCCTGTGTCGTCGTCTCGTGATCGCCGCGACGGATGCGCAGATTCGCGAGGCGTTGCGCGCTGGGCGCGTCGCCGTGTGGGCGCCGCTCGACCTGCTGTTTCAGGAACCCAACCGGTTGACCACGTGGGACGTCAGCTCCGACAGTCTCGCCGCATGGCTCGCCAACCGGCTGAATGCCGAGCGGCTCGTGATCGTGAAGTCGTGTGAGGTCGAACCGACATGCACGATCGAAGCTTATGCGGCGCAGGGCATCGTCGACCGCTCGTTCGCCGGCTTCACGCGCGACGCGCCGTATCCCGTCGACATCGTGAACCGGAACGACGGGTCGCGCGTGCGCGACCGCCTGCTTCACGCGACAGCCGACTGA
- a CDS encoding (5-formylfuran-3-yl)methyl phosphate synthase translates to MIRMLASVRDLGEARDAAQAGADLIDLKEPGAGALGAVAAPRIAHVVQSLRAEHPGLPISAAVGDLRPGDHASLEYRASQVGRCGVDYVKAGIPADSASFDLALRSLTYMRSMHWNMVPVLLVDNGLDLRIVEQACELRFAGVMVDTASKRRGDLFQCVPLAVLDSMVQIARVHNVMAGLAGALLSKHVPLIRALGPDIAGFRTALCDGSRTGRLNAARVRDLRAQLLGSARAANDTGFEVRAQSAVA, encoded by the coding sequence ATGATTCGTATGCTCGCCAGTGTGCGCGACCTCGGCGAGGCGCGCGACGCCGCCCAGGCCGGCGCGGATCTGATCGATCTGAAGGAGCCTGGCGCGGGCGCGCTCGGCGCTGTCGCAGCGCCGCGGATCGCGCACGTCGTGCAGTCCCTGCGCGCCGAGCATCCCGGCCTGCCAATCAGCGCCGCCGTCGGCGATCTGCGTCCGGGAGACCACGCATCGCTCGAATATCGCGCGTCGCAAGTCGGACGCTGCGGCGTCGATTATGTGAAAGCAGGCATACCCGCCGATAGCGCTTCGTTCGATCTCGCACTCCGAAGCCTCACGTATATGCGAAGCATGCACTGGAATATGGTGCCCGTGCTGCTGGTGGACAACGGCCTCGATCTGCGGATCGTCGAACAGGCATGCGAACTGCGTTTTGCGGGCGTGATGGTGGATACGGCCAGCAAGCGACGCGGCGATCTGTTTCAATGCGTCCCGCTTGCCGTGCTCGACAGCATGGTGCAGATCGCCCGCGTCCACAACGTGATGGCAGGGCTGGCGGGCGCGCTGCTCAGCAAACACGTGCCGTTGATCCGCGCGCTCGGCCCCGACATCGCCGGTTTCCGCACGGCGCTGTGTGACGGGTCGCGCACCGGCCGGCTCAATGCGGCACGCGTGCGCGATCTGCGCGCGCAGCTTCTGGGCTCCGCGCGCGCGGCCAACGATACCGGCTTCGAGGTACGGGCTCAGTCGGCTGTCGCGTGA